In Microcoleus sp. AS-A8, a single genomic region encodes these proteins:
- a CDS encoding TetR family transcriptional regulator, giving the protein MTSYPLSNVLLPAVIISSAVFSTLTLPFAFIKKEPLVVELPPLFSGEIQPLFNGEHKDVAIPYIGFSIVVSVGAGMASVEVTRRWNAYRESALAQKQEQNSQPIWSGQGTQPGAINLAEYRPEISALDLPLTDDIFPNQSPTTPDGSPETPVIFGENSDQVVDATQFGQFKLNLPHHIATFSTFSEQQNLSSALDEDNSVEKRVSLNGKESVVRDLDLADSKILESRTLYQRCRIKVPNLEGRLLAILFEGQYYSFFRAETTEEKVLEILAKLSHRVQKTVITKTEKGYFIWAWEPDVKYEV; this is encoded by the coding sequence ATGACCAGTTACCCCCTTAGCAACGTTTTACTACCCGCTGTCATTATTTCGAGTGCTGTTTTTTCGACTTTGACCTTACCCTTTGCCTTTATCAAGAAAGAACCGTTGGTTGTCGAACTGCCGCCTCTGTTTAGTGGCGAAATTCAACCGCTCTTTAATGGCGAACATAAAGATGTGGCCATTCCCTATATTGGATTTTCCATTGTTGTCAGTGTCGGTGCAGGCATGGCTAGTGTTGAGGTCACTCGGAGATGGAACGCTTACCGTGAATCTGCGCTTGCTCAAAAGCAGGAGCAAAATTCACAGCCAATTTGGTCAGGGCAGGGAACACAGCCAGGAGCCATAAACTTGGCAGAATACCGACCCGAAATTTCGGCTCTAGACCTTCCTCTGACGGATGATATTTTTCCAAATCAATCTCCCACCACTCCTGATGGTAGCCCTGAAACTCCAGTCATTTTTGGTGAAAATTCAGACCAAGTGGTTGATGCCACTCAATTTGGTCAGTTTAAACTGAATCTACCTCATCACATCGCCACCTTCTCTACCTTTTCTGAACAACAGAATTTATCTTCCGCACTGGATGAGGATAATTCGGTTGAGAAGAGAGTTTCTCTTAATGGTAAAGAGTCTGTTGTTCGAGATTTGGATTTAGCGGACAGTAAAATTCTCGAATCCCGAACTCTGTATCAACGCTGCCGAATCAAGGTGCCCAATTTAGAAGGACGCTTATTAGCTATTCTTTTTGAGGGTCAGTACTACAGCTTTTTCAGAGCCGAAACAACGGAGGAGAAAGTTTTAGAAATCCTCGCTAAGCTAAGCCATAGAGTTCAAAAAACCGTTATTACTAAAACAGAAAAAGGTTATTTTATCTGGGCTTGGGAGCCTGACGTGAAGTATGAAGTGTGA
- a CDS encoding pentapeptide repeat-containing protein, with protein sequence MDADELVKRYTAGERDFSGTDLSKANLSKVDLQRVSLWRANLSRTNLTSTKLTGADLLGANLSEANLSHAVLCGANLSEANLSHAVLQGANLQATLYNEATVFPQDFDPVKAGAYLIAPQAILTGAKLSGVDLSGANLSGVDLSQADLWKTNLREANLKEACFRSACLMGSDLSEADLSGADLSGANLLGANLRTANLKDINLQEALYDEATQFPQGFEPDSASAYLIGPGVSLPQANLSGANLSGIDLQGADLSGANLSQGNLFGIALEKANLSGVKFSGTILWEAALSGADLREALLNGADLWQAELEGADLSGADLRKANLFGVDLARANLDEVILTDALYNEATQFPTDFDPREQGAYLIAPGVSLQGVNLKGTDLRGADLSRADLRRANLLGVNFRSASLHEVNLTDALYNEATQFPKDFDPSKQGAYLIAPGVLLQGVNLKGADLSGADLRKVNLFGVDLRFTTLEGANLQGAFYDEATQFPSGFEPTQAGMYLITPGGLLQEANLSKTNLSGADLSKANLSQADLTMADLWGMNLSEADLTGANLAGANLWGANLAGANLSEANLSGANLEEADLTGATLKGIDLSTVDLTQASLGGAIMPDGTIYNEKNPSFNQLPTPEPQ encoded by the coding sequence ATGGATGCTGACGAATTAGTAAAGCGATATACCGCCGGGGAAAGAGATTTTAGTGGAACCGACTTAAGTAAAGCCAACTTGAGTAAGGTAGACCTCCAACGAGTCAGTTTATGGCGAGCCAACTTGAGTAGAACAAACCTGACGAGTACTAAGCTCACAGGGGCAGATCTATTGGGAGCCAACCTGAGTGAGGCTAACTTGAGTCATGCTGTTCTCTGTGGCGCTAACCTGAGTGAGGCTAACTTGAGTCATGCAGTTCTGCAAGGAGCTAATCTTCAAGCCACGCTCTACAATGAAGCCACTGTTTTTCCCCAAGATTTTGATCCCGTTAAGGCAGGAGCCTATTTAATTGCACCTCAGGCCATACTTACGGGAGCAAAGCTCAGTGGGGTAGACCTGAGTGGAGCCAATCTTAGTGGTGTGGACTTGAGTCAGGCAGACTTGTGGAAAACCAATCTTCGAGAGGCCAATTTGAAGGAGGCTTGCTTTAGAAGCGCTTGCTTAATGGGGTCTGACTTAAGCGAAGCAGATTTGAGTGGAGCAGATTTGAGCGGCGCTAACTTATTGGGAGCCAACCTGCGTACCGCTAACCTAAAGGACATCAACCTACAAGAAGCACTTTACGATGAAGCGACTCAGTTCCCCCAGGGTTTTGAACCCGACTCGGCAAGCGCGTACTTGATTGGGCCTGGTGTGTCCCTTCCACAGGCCAATCTCAGTGGAGCAAACCTCAGTGGTATTGATCTCCAGGGCGCAGACTTGTCTGGAGCGAACTTAAGTCAGGGAAACTTGTTTGGAATTGCTCTGGAAAAAGCGAATCTGAGTGGAGTGAAGTTCAGTGGAACTATCCTCTGGGAGGCTGCGCTCAGTGGTGCTGACTTGAGAGAAGCTTTGCTCAATGGAGCCGACCTATGGCAGGCTGAGTTAGAAGGAGCCGACCTCAGTGGAGCTGACTTGAGAAAGGCAAACCTATTTGGGGTAGACCTTGCAAGGGCGAACCTTGATGAGGTTATTCTTACTGATGCTCTCTACAATGAAGCGACTCAATTCCCAACAGACTTTGACCCTAGAGAGCAGGGGGCGTACTTAATTGCCCCAGGTGTGTCACTCCAAGGTGTCAATCTGAAGGGCACTGACCTCCGGGGAGCGGATTTAAGTAGAGCCGATTTGAGGAGGGCAAACCTATTGGGGGTGAACTTTCGATCTGCTTCCCTCCATGAGGTCAATCTTACTGATGCTCTCTACAATGAAGCGACTCAATTCCCTAAGGACTTTGACCCCAGCAAACAGGGAGCTTACTTAATTGCTCCAGGTGTGTTACTTCAAGGCGTAAACCTGAAGGGAGCCGACCTCAGTGGAGCTGATTTGAGGAAGGTTAACTTGTTTGGTGTGGATCTCCGCTTCACCACCCTTGAAGGTGCAAACCTTCAGGGGGCGTTCTATGACGAAGCGACTCAATTTCCTTCAGGGTTTGAACCTACTCAGGCAGGGATGTACTTAATTACTCCTGGTGGATTACTCCAAGAAGCCAATCTGAGTAAGACGAATCTGAGTGGCGCTGACTTAAGTAAGGCCAATCTGAGTCAAGCAGACCTGACGATGGCTGATTTATGGGGAATGAACCTGAGTGAGGCTGACCTCACGGGAGCTAATTTAGCAGGAGCCAATTTATGGGGAGCTAACTTAGCAGGTGCGAATTTAAGTGAGGCGAATTTGAGTGGTGCGAATCTAGAGGAGGCTGACCTGACGGGAGCAACTTTGAAGGGCATAGACTTGAGTACTGTTGATCTAACACAAGCCAGTTTAGGTGGGGCAATCATGCCCGATGGAACCATCTATAACGAAAAAAATCCTTCTTTCAACCAGCTTCCAACTCCAGAGCCCCAGTAA